The genomic stretch CAGGCAGCCGTCTCGATCCAGAAGCTGGCGCCCGAACACTACTGGGGGTTCGTCGATTTCATCTTCGCGAATCAGCCGACGATCACGGCTGCAACGATCGATGAGGTGATTCGCGATTATGTGACCGGTGTCGGGATCGACTGGACGAGATTCGAAAAGCAGTATGAATCGAAGGCTCTGAGAAGCGATCTGAATGACCAGGTGGGACGGGCGTTTTCGAACGGGATTTTTGCGACGCCGACGTTTCTCGTGAACGGCCGCTCGATCTTCTACGGTCCGGGCGGAGCGGAGCTCGAGGCGTACATGAAGACGCTCATGGGGGAGTGAGGGAGAAGAGTGAAGAGTGAAGAGTGAAGAGTGAAGAGTGAAGAGTGAAGAGTGAAGAGAGAAGAGAGAAGAGTGAAGAGTGAAGAGTGAAGAGTGAAGAGTGAAAGAAGACAAGCGACGAGCGGTGAGCGGCGAGTGAAGGAGTTAAAGAGCTCGTCATCCTGAGCCGCCGAAGGACGGCGAAGGATCTGGCGGCAGGCTCGTGAAGGAAGGGTGAGAGTATGTAGAGGTGACCTTCGCGGCTTCTCTTTTTTCACTCTTCACTCTTCACTCTTCACTCTTCCAATCCTAATCCCTAATCCCTAATCCCTGATCCCTATCACCCATCAATGCGACCTCACGGTCTTGTAGCTGAGGTCGAGCCATCGCCGGATCCCGCCGTTGATCACGACGATGTTGCGGAAACCGGCGGCGGTGAGAATTCGGGCTCCGCGGATGGCGTCCTCCGGGACATCGGAGTAGACGATGATCGTCTGGGAGCGATAGGGAATGATCTCCGGGAGCCGCTGATCGATCTCGGAGATCGGAACGGAGATGGCGCCGGCGATATGGCCCAGCTCCCCGTAAAAGTCCTCCACCGGCCTGAAATCGATGACGACGATCTCCTTGTGGTCCAGGATGATCTCGTTCGCGATTGTCGGTTCGACCTCCGCCCACGGCTGATCCTCGCGCGAGACCCCAACGGTCGTGCAGGCGAGAGCGCTGAGAACGACGATCGGCAGAAGCCGGGTCTGCATGGCGGACATGCTACAGGAAGGAAAGCTCGAATTCAGCTCTGGCTTCGCCCACCGGTTGGCCCGCGAGATTCCTCAGAATCGGATCAATATGGCGCTCGAGCTCGTCGTTGAAATCGATGGGAACACCGAGTAGCTGGAGCGTTCTGAGCACCACCGGATTACGCGAGCGCTCGCTCGAGCCGTCGGCGATCTTCAGAGCGATTCCGACCATTTCGTCGCCGTCGGATTCGCATGTCTCGTGGACCGCGCGGCTCGACGATGCGTCGAGCGCCATGGCGTAGAAGCCTTCGGCGCCTTCCTTGGCGAGAACGTGGCCGCCGAGCTGGCGCACCAGCGGTGTCGTCATGCTCCAGGCTCCGGCGACGTACTCCGGATATCCGGTCATCGCTTCAAAAATGGCCCGGCATTCCTCGTGTAGCCAGCCGTCGTCATCGTGCGATCTCTCGGCGAGCCGGGCGTACGCGAGGGCGGCACGGAAAAGTGACATCCGGAATGCCGGAACGCCGCAGCCATCGATTCCCCGATCGATCTCGGCGGGCTCGAGCCCGGCGAACTCGGCGAGATTCTCGAGCACGTCGAGCTGAATCGGCGAGGCCATCTCGTGGTAGACGCCACTCGGGTGATCGCGGATCTCACTTCCGAGAAGGAGTGCCGTGTGGTTGCCCGAGCAGTTGTTGTGAAGCGCCGTCGGCTGCTCACCGCTCAGCTCGAGCTCGATCCGGGCCTTCTCGTCATAGGGGGGATGCGCAGGGCAGACGAGATCGGATTCGTCCAGCTCGCGCCGGCGAAGAAGACCGCCGACTGCGGCGACGTGATGGGGTTCGCCGCCGTGCGAGGCGCACATGATGGCGATCTCCTGCGGCGTCAGATCGAACTGCCGGATGCCTCCCGCCCGGAGGAGCGGCAGGATCTGAAACGGTTTGGCCGCGGATCTGATGTAGGTGGAGAAGGCGGGGTCTCCGACCGAGCCCAGAAGGCGTCCGGCGGAGTCGACGATGGCGACGGAGCCGTAGTGGATCGACTCGACGACGCCGCCGCGGTAAACGTTGACGACGGGGATCACTGGCCTGGCGGCTCGACGCAGCCGTTATTCGACTGATTCGGCTTCCTTCTCTTCGGCTTTTCGGCCGGTCTTCTCTTCGGCTTTCCGTTCCGTTTCGGAGGCGATCGCTTCCTCCTCGTTGGTGTAGATGCGGAACACGCTGTCGAGTTTCGCGAGCTTGAGGAGTTTGAGCACCCTCTCCGAGGGGTTGATCAGGACCAGGCTTCTGTTCTGGGTGCCGAATTTGCCGAGGTATCCGACGAGCTCGCCGATACCGGTGGAGTCGATGTAGTCGATCTTGGTGAAATCCACCATGACGTTGCTGTCGTCGTCCTTGAGAACGCTTTCGAGCGCCGATGAGAAGAATTCTGCCGACTCTCCCAGCTTGATGAGTCCCTCAACGTAGAGAATCGTGAAGTCATCCCTATGTTTCTTTTCGACGATCAAAGGGTTCTCCTCCCTGCCTGACTGCGTGGTCATATCGTAGGGGCGTTTCGAGCAAAAGCCCTGCCATGGAGGGAAAGAAGAGTGAAGAGTGAAGAGGGAAGAGTGAAAAGAAGAGTGAAGAGTGAAGAGGGAAGAGTGAAAAGAAGAGTGAAGAGTGAAGGGTGAAGAGTGAAAGAAGAGACGCGGCGAAGGTAACTCTCAATAACCCCTCACTCTTCACGGCGTTCCCCCGGTAGTCCGATGTAAAGCAAGATCCATGATTTCGGCGATGGGACCGCCAGGCTCTGCCTGGTCGTTCGCGGCGCGCTCCGCACGCTGCGGGGAGGGTGGAATGAGACGCGCCGCGGGAGCGACGCGTCAACGGCCGCGTGGAACGCGGCGGTCCGTTCCAGGCGCTACCTTCGCGGCGTCTCTCTTTCACTCTTCGCTCTTCACTCTTCACTCTTCAGGACCAGCACGCCATTCATCCCGCCGAATCCGAATGAATTCGACATGAATGCGCGGGTCCGCGGTCCGACACCGGGTCGGGCGAAATTCAGCTCGCACTCCGGATCGGGGACGGTGAGGTGAACCGCCGCCGGGGCGTGGCCTTCCGAGACGAGGCGCAGCGACAGGACGAGCTCGATTGCGCCCGCCGCACCCATCGCATGGCCGTGGAGCGCCTTGGTCGAGCTGACCAGCGGCTGGTCGCGGGGAGCCCCGAACACCTCCGCGATGGCCGCCGCCTCGTTCGAGTCGTTCGCCCGTGTCGCCGTGCCGTGAGCGTTGATGTAACCGATCGCGTCCGGCTCGAGGCCGGCGTCGTCGAGGGCGATCCGCATCGCGCGAGTCGGCCCGGTGACCGTCGGATCGGTCAGGTGTCCGGCGTCGGAAGTCATGGCGACCCCGAGAATCTCCCCCATCGGCGTCGCGTCGCGCTCCCGAGCATGCTCCTCGCTTTCCAGGACGACGGTGGCGGCACCCTCGGCGAGGACGAGGCCCTCGCGATCCGCCGAGAACGGGCGGCACGCCCGGCTCGGATCGTCGCGCGGCGGCGCGAGCACCCGGAGCGCCTTCCAGGCGGTGATCACGGCCGGGAAGAGGGGAGCGTCGGAGCCGCCGCAGACCACGAGGTCGGCGAGCCCGCTCCGGATCCAGGAGGCGCCCTGAATGATCGCGTGGGACCCGGAGGTGCAGGCGGAGACGGTCGAGAACGAGGGGCCCGTCAGACCGAGCGCCGCGGAGACGGCGCTGGTCGCAGCGTTGTACATCGAGAGCGGAATCGAAAGGGGATGGATCCTGCTGCTTCGCTCGCCGTAGTACCTGGCGTAGGCCGCTTCGCTTGTCTCGACCCCACCGAGACCCGTCCCGATGATGCATCCGGCGCGAGGACGCGGCTCGCCGAGCGTGAGCCCCGCCTGTGCCGCCGCCTCGGAGGTGGCCGTTAGGGCGAGCCGGGTCGTCCGGTCGTGATTTCGCGGTTTGCCGGCCGTGATCCAGTCGTCGTCGACCGTTCCAGCCGGGATCGCCAGATCCTCCCGAGGAAAAAGACGGATCCCCGATCGACCCTCGCGGACCGCGAGGGCGGCCGATTCCGTGTCCGGGCCGAGCGCCGAGACGACTCCGACCCCCGTGACGAGGACTCGGGGTCTCTTCACCCGGCGCTGCCGCGGTTCAACCCGGCCTGCACGACATTGACGAGATCATCGAAGCTCTTGATGTCCTTCGAATCCTCGTCGCGGACGGTCATGCCGAAATCATCCTCGATTTCGTAGAGAATATTGATCGCGTCGAGTGAGTCGATCCCGACATCGGCCAGAGTATCCGCCTTGTCGAGGGCGTCGTCGTCGAGCGTTTTCTGCTCGTGGATGATTGCTCGCACACGAGCAGCGATCTCTTCGCGTTCCATGGAGAGATTATAGATCGATGAGATTGAGCGAAGGACGAAACTACTGGATGGTTTACGTCGGGTGGGCAATTATCTGTGCCGCTCTCGGTTGGGGCTTTCGCGAGGACGTCTACACCGTCGAGCGGCTGCGCCATCAGGAAGTCGAGCGGCTGGCGGAGGAGCTCGTCCGCCAGCGCGACCCGAATATGCGAGATCATGTCGTGATCAATTCCGCGTTCACCAAAACGAGATCCGGTGATGGTGAGTCGCGTTGGGTGATTCTGGTGAACCGGCCGGGCACGCACGATCTGGATGAGGCTCTGGTCCTCGAGATGTCTCTGGACGGCAGGGAAGTTCTGGGGACGAGACGGCCGTCCTTCCAGGGGAGGGCCCGATGAGCCGGCCGGCGAGGCTCACGCCGATGCTCGAGCAGTATTTCGATCTGAAGCGTCAGGCCGAGGATGCGATTCTCTTCTTCAGACTCGGTGACTTCTACGAGATGTTCTATGAGGACGCCGAGGTGGCGGCACCGGTTCTCGACCTGGTGCTGACGGCGCGAGGGAAGGGGACCGAAGCGGAGACCCCGATGTGTGGGGTTCCCTACCACGCCGCTCCGCAGTATGTCGCGAGGCTGATCCGGGCGGGGCACAAGGTAGCGATCTGCGATCAGGTCGACGACGGTGAATCGTCCAAAGGTCTGGCGAAGCGCGAGATTACGCGGATCGTCACACCCGGCACGGCGATCGACGGGATGATTCTCGACCGTGAGAGCTGCCTCCTCCTGAGCGTTCACGGGGAGAGTCATGCCACCGGTGCCGCCTGGCTCGACGTTTCGACCGGCGAGTTCTTCGTCACTCGATACGAGGGAGCCATACCGGAAGGCTTCGCGGACGACGTCGCGCGGTTTCTCCCACGGGAAGCCGTCCTTTCTGAGAGTATGAACGGCGAAGTCGTTCGGGTAATCGAGAAGCGCCGGATACCGATTTCGCGCATCGATCGGGACAATTTCGACTCGGTTCGGGCCCCGGAGCTTCTGGCGAAGCACTTCTCGACGCAGAGTCTCAAGGGATTCGGCCTCGAAGCAGGGGATCCGGCGGTCGTGGCCGCGGGCGTTGCCCTCGGTTACGCGCAATCGAGACACCGGAAAGATCTCGATCACGTCCGCCACCTCAGGCTCGAAACGCCCTGGAACGATATGCATCTGGACGCCTCGACGATCGCCAATCTCGAGATATTCGAATCGCAGGACGGCGGATTGGGCGGTGCGACGCTGTGGAAGGTCCTCAACGAAACGCGGACCGCTGCCGGGGGACGGCTGCTCCGGCGCTGGATCGTGAAGCCTCGGGCCGAGCACGATGCAATCTTCGAGCGCCACGATGCGGTCGACGAGCTCGTTCGGAACCAGTCGCTGCTCAACAGGATCAGCCGCATACTGGCGGGGATCGCGGATCTGGAACGATTGACCGCACGGATCACGATGAAGAGCGCGTCTCCGCGGGAATGTCTGACGCTTGCGGGTTCGCTCCGCACGATCGGGGAGCTTCGCGAAGAGACGGCGCGTCTCGAGGGACCGATGCTGCTGCGACTCCACCACGAGCTCGACGAGCTCGAGGAGGTGGCGACCAGGATCGAGAAAACGATCAGCGAGACCGCTCCCCAGAGCCTGAAGGAGGGAGGCGTGATCAGTGACGGAGTCGATCCGGAGCTCGATGAGCTTCACCGCCTCGCCCGGAGCTCGAAGACCGCACTGCTCGAGATCGAGAAGTCGGAGCGGGAATCGACCGGGATCAGCTCGCTGAAGGTGCGATTCAACAACGTATTCGGTTACTACATCGAGGTCTCGAAGGCCAATCTGCCGAAGGTTCCCGACTCGTACGTCCGCAAGCAGACGCTCGCCAACGCGGAGCGATACATCACCGCCGAGCTCAAGGATCTCGAGGAGAGGATCCTCGGAGCCGAGGAGAAGAGCGCGGTCATCGAGCAGAGGATCTACGATCATCTGCTGACGTGGATCTCGACGCGAGCCGGAGGAATCCTGGCGACCTCGGCGGTCGTCGCCGAGATCGATGCGATCGCGTCTCTCGCGATGGTCGCGATCGCGCGGAGGTGGGTCCGTCCGCAACTCTCCGAGGAGGTGGTGATCTCGATCAGCGAGGGCCGCCATCCCGTCGTGGAAGCGCTGACGTCGGAGCGTTTCATACCGAACGATACGAAAGCGCGTCTCGAGGACAACGGGATCCAGATCATCACCGGTCCGAACATGGGAGGGAAATCGACCTACCTGCGGCAGGTGGCATTGATCGTCCTGCTGAACCAGATCGGAAGTTTCGTTCCGGCTGCCGATGCGACGCTCGGGATCTTCGACCGGATCTTCACGCGAGTAGGAGCTTCGGACAACCTCTCGCGCGGGGAGTCGACCTTCATGGTCGAGATGCACGAGACGGCGAACATTCTGAACAATGCGACGAGCCGCTCGCTGATTGTTCTCGATGAGGTCGGGAGGGGGACGGCGACTTTCGACGGACTGTCGCTCGCCTGGGCGATCGTCGAGCACCTCCACGATACGGGGAAGGGAATCACGCTTTTCGCAACGCACTATCACGAGCTGACCGACCTCGAAGCGACCCGGGACCGGGTCGTCAACTTCAACGTCTCGGTCAGAGAGTGGAAGGAGCAGATCATCTTTCTGAGAAAGGTGATTCCGGGAGCTGCCGACAAGAGCTACGGCATCCAGGTGGCGAGTCTCGCCGGCGTGCCGGCCGGGGTGACGGGGAGGGCTCGCGAAATCCTCCACATGCTCGAAGATCGGGAGCGGGCGGTGGTCAGCGACGCGTCGGAAGGGAAGATTTTTTCTCCGGCGCGGCAGATGGAGCTCTTCCGCCGGGACGACTCACCTCTGTCGGAGCTTCGCGAGCTCGATCCGGACACTCTCAGCCCGATGGAGGCATTGAACCTGCTGCACGAGTGGAAGCGGCGGACCAAAAAAGTGAAGGACGGTAACGACTGACTTA from Acidobacteriota bacterium encodes the following:
- a CDS encoding rhodanese-like domain-containing protein produces the protein MQTRLLPIVVLSALACTTVGVSREDQPWAEVEPTIANEIILDHKEIVVIDFRPVEDFYGELGHIAGAISVPISEIDQRLPEIIPYRSQTIIVYSDVPEDAIRGARILTAAGFRNIVVINGGIRRWLDLSYKTVRSH
- a CDS encoding asparaginase — encoded protein: MIPVVNVYRGGVVESIHYGSVAIVDSAGRLLGSVGDPAFSTYIRSAAKPFQILPLLRAGGIRQFDLTPQEIAIMCASHGGEPHHVAAVGGLLRRRELDESDLVCPAHPPYDEKARIELELSGEQPTALHNNCSGNHTALLLGSEIRDHPSGVYHEMASPIQLDVLENLAEFAGLEPAEIDRGIDGCGVPAFRMSLFRAALAYARLAERSHDDDGWLHEECRAIFEAMTGYPEYVAGAWSMTTPLVRQLGGHVLAKEGAEGFYAMALDASSSRAVHETCESDGDEMVGIALKIADGSSERSRNPVVLRTLQLLGVPIDFNDELERHIDPILRNLAGQPVGEARAEFELSFL
- a CDS encoding STAS domain-containing protein: MIVEKKHRDDFTILYVEGLIKLGESAEFFSSALESVLKDDDSNVMVDFTKIDYIDSTGIGELVGYLGKFGTQNRSLVLINPSERVLKLLKLAKLDSVFRIYTNEEEAIASETERKAEEKTGRKAEEKEAESVE
- a CDS encoding beta-ketoacyl-[acyl-carrier-protein] synthase family protein; the protein is MKRPRVLVTGVGVVSALGPDTESAALAVREGRSGIRLFPREDLAIPAGTVDDDWITAGKPRNHDRTTRLALTATSEAAAQAGLTLGEPRPRAGCIIGTGLGGVETSEAAYARYYGERSSRIHPLSIPLSMYNAATSAVSAALGLTGPSFSTVSACTSGSHAIIQGASWIRSGLADLVVCGGSDAPLFPAVITAWKALRVLAPPRDDPSRACRPFSADREGLVLAEGAATVVLESEEHARERDATPMGEILGVAMTSDAGHLTDPTVTGPTRAMRIALDDAGLEPDAIGYINAHGTATRANDSNEAAAIAEVFGAPRDQPLVSSTKALHGHAMGAAGAIELVLSLRLVSEGHAPAAVHLTVPDPECELNFARPGVGPRTRAFMSNSFGFGGMNGVLVLKSEE
- a CDS encoding acyl carrier protein; this translates as MEREEIAARVRAIIHEQKTLDDDALDKADTLADVGIDSLDAINILYEIEDDFGMTVRDEDSKDIKSFDDLVNVVQAGLNRGSAG
- the mutS gene encoding DNA mismatch repair protein MutS, with amino-acid sequence MSRPARLTPMLEQYFDLKRQAEDAILFFRLGDFYEMFYEDAEVAAPVLDLVLTARGKGTEAETPMCGVPYHAAPQYVARLIRAGHKVAICDQVDDGESSKGLAKREITRIVTPGTAIDGMILDRESCLLLSVHGESHATGAAWLDVSTGEFFVTRYEGAIPEGFADDVARFLPREAVLSESMNGEVVRVIEKRRIPISRIDRDNFDSVRAPELLAKHFSTQSLKGFGLEAGDPAVVAAGVALGYAQSRHRKDLDHVRHLRLETPWNDMHLDASTIANLEIFESQDGGLGGATLWKVLNETRTAAGGRLLRRWIVKPRAEHDAIFERHDAVDELVRNQSLLNRISRILAGIADLERLTARITMKSASPRECLTLAGSLRTIGELREETARLEGPMLLRLHHELDELEEVATRIEKTISETAPQSLKEGGVISDGVDPELDELHRLARSSKTALLEIEKSERESTGISSLKVRFNNVFGYYIEVSKANLPKVPDSYVRKQTLANAERYITAELKDLEERILGAEEKSAVIEQRIYDHLLTWISTRAGGILATSAVVAEIDAIASLAMVAIARRWVRPQLSEEVVISISEGRHPVVEALTSERFIPNDTKARLEDNGIQIITGPNMGGKSTYLRQVALIVLLNQIGSFVPAADATLGIFDRIFTRVGASDNLSRGESTFMVEMHETANILNNATSRSLIVLDEVGRGTATFDGLSLAWAIVEHLHDTGKGITLFATHYHELTDLEATRDRVVNFNVSVREWKEQIIFLRKVIPGAADKSYGIQVASLAGVPAGVTGRAREILHMLEDRERAVVSDASEGKIFSPARQMELFRRDDSPLSELRELDPDTLSPMEALNLLHEWKRRTKKVKDGND